One Cydia fagiglandana chromosome 11, ilCydFagi1.1, whole genome shotgun sequence genomic region harbors:
- the LOC134668620 gene encoding uncharacterized protein LOC134668620, translating into MSWFDSVKDVAKSVAKNIAEATSSVTDSVDRYSFEPVTNVAKSVAKNIAEATSSVTDSVDRDSFETVKNVAKTVAKNITEATSPVTDSVDRYTLSYASAVPDHHSGWWSVLSNSTSGNHSEGSSESDSDSERLDVASGFTAVEVTTRARYTYELDRFQKNALLMFVQMKSEPPGSGCRVEETTTKDINVILDTLTGFRFEVNNTHIDLTCSEIENKCQEFFEQNFTEYGAVIVVVLTFDGTTGQLSALDGRLSESIILRHLTDNLNPTLLGKPKIYITEANRIISSENGLRLISISLEGHQDVLGFHIPTTMEHQSMIRRPLLLMCDNIKNMADNHDFATILKKSAEDIAAEPNFVFVDNPIEYCNNFTKEMILARS; encoded by the exons ATGTCGTGGTTTGACTCTGTGAAAGATGTAGCTAAAAGTGTTGCGAAGAATATAGCTGAAGCAACTTCGTCTGTTACTGATTCTGTAGACAGGTACAGTTTTGAACCTGTAACAAATGTAGCTAAAAGTGTTGCGAAGAATATAGCTGAAGCAACTTCGTCTGTTACTGATTCTGTAGACAGGGACAGTTTTGAAACTGTAAAAAATGTAGCTAAAACTGTTGCGAAGAATATAACTGAAGCAACTTCGCCTGTTACTGATTCTGTAGACAGGTACACACTTAGCTATGCAAGTGCTGTTCCTGATCATCATAGCGGGTGGTGGAGTGTTCTCAGTAATAGTACGTCTGGAAACCACAGTGAAGGATCCAGTGAATCTGATAGTGATAGTGAGAGGCTTGATGTAGCGAGTGGATTTACAGCTGTTGAAGTGACAACTAGAGCAAGATACACTTATGAGCTAGACAG ATTTCAAAAGAACGCCTTGTTGATGTTTGTGCAAATGAAAAGCGAGCCACCAGGGAGTGGCTGCAGAGTAGAAGAAACGACCACTAAAGATATAAACGTTATCCTGGATACCCTCACCGGTTTTCGGTTCGAAGTGAACAACACACACATAGATCTCACTTGTAGTGAAATAGAGAATAAATGTCAGGAAT TTTTTGAGCAAAACTTTACCGAGTACGGTGCGGTTATCGTGGTTGTTCTCACATTTGACGGCACAACGGGCCAGTTATCGGCGCTGGACGGCCGATTATCAGAATCGATTATTTTGCGTCACTTGACTGACAATTTGAATCCAACACTGCTCGGAAaacctaaaatatatattaccGAG GCCAATCGAATAATATCCTCTGAAAATGGACTCCGGCTTATTTCTATATCATTGGAAGGACATCAAGATGTTTTGGGATTTCACATACCAACAACTATGGAACATCAATCTAT GATACGACGTCCGCTCCTGCTTATGTGTGACAACATCAAGAATATGGCTGATAATCATGACTTTGCGACTATATTAAAGAAGTCTGCGGAAGATATTGCAGCAGAGCCAAACTTCGTGTTTGTGGATAATCCTATAGAATATTGCAACAACTTTACAAAAGAGATGATATTAGCGAGATCTTAA